One genomic region from Chionomys nivalis chromosome 17, mChiNiv1.1, whole genome shotgun sequence encodes:
- the Utp23 gene encoding rRNA-processing protein UTP23 homolog has translation MKITRQKHAKKHLGFFRNNFGVREPYQILLDGTFCQAALRGRIQLRDQLPRYLMGETQLCTTRCVLKELETLGKELYGAKLIAQKCQVRNCCHVKSAVSGSECLLSMVEEGNPHHYFVATQDQDLSVKVKKTPGIPLMFIIQNTMVLDRPSPRTVAFVKAVESGQLVSVHEKQSIKQLKEEQGLVKSREPRRKRKKKVGGPNPLSCLKKKKKAQDTKSPASEKKKKRKRIRNRSTPKVLPEQQGVEG, from the exons ATGAAGATCACCAGGCAGAAACACGCCAAGAAGCATCTTGGCTTCTTCCGTAACAATTTCGGGGTCCGTGAGCCCTACCAGATCCTTCTGGACGGCACGTTCTGCCAGGCGGCGCTGCGGGGGCGCATCCAGCTGCGGGACCAGCTGCCCCGCTACCTGATGGGAGAGACCCAGCTGTGCACCACGAG ATGTGTGTTAAAGGAGTTGGAGACTCTGGGAAAGGAATTATATGGAGCAAAACTGATTGCACAGAAATGCCAGGTTCGAAATTGTTGTCACGTCAAGAGTGCAGTGAGTGGATCGGAATGCCTCCTGTCCATGGTGGAGGAGGGAAACCCTCATCATTACTTCGTGGCAACACAG gATCAAGATTTATCTGTGAAAGTAAAGAAAACTCCTGGGATTCCTCTCATGTTCATTATTCAGAACACTATGGTCTTAGACAGGCCTTCTCCCAGAACAGTGGCCTTTGTGAAGGCGGTCGAGTCAGGCCAGCTGGTCTCAGTGCACGAGAAACAAAGTATTAAGCAACTGAAGGAGGAGCAAGGCTTAGTGAAGAGCCGGGAacctaggaggaagaggaaaaagaaggtagGCGGCCCCAATCCTCTCAGCTgcttgaagaaaaagaagaaagcacaggaCACAAAGTCGCCtgcttcagaaaagaaaaagaaacggaAGAGAATCCGGAACAGATCTACCCCGAAAGTACTTCCTGAGCAGCAGGGCGTGGAAGGATGA